In a genomic window of Verrucomicrobiia bacterium:
- a CDS encoding DUF1501 domain-containing protein, which yields MTLPRPFDPQRRGFLRSLVGGSTLFPGVVSRMLAEESLRTEAPDPLAPRAPHFEPKAKRVIFLYMSGGVSHVDSWDPKPRLFADAGRTVSVDEFQGRKGEFAMYLTRPQWEFIRHGRCGTEVSGLFPEMARCVDDLCVVRSMVSDHTNHYEATLGLHTGSFTFARPSLGAWVSYGLGTENRNLPSFMVIAPRTPYAGGQIWAGDFLPGAHQGTLVVPGAEPVANLRRRVASERLQAMELEALAAINERHRMPRAGDPLLDARIRSFETAFGMQLELPEVFDLTQENDATLALYGLPRGSTQGFAWQCLVARRLAERGVRFIELIDVGSSDNWDAHGDMMTHAPLARNVDRATAGLLRDLRQRGLLDETLVVWTTEFGRTPFNATADARGREHHHWVFSSWLAGAGVNAGTVYGESDDYGIRPARHPVHVHDFHATILHLMGLDHERLTFRHTGRDYRLTDVAGEVVRGILA from the coding sequence ATGACCCTGCCCCGCCCATTCGATCCACAACGTCGCGGCTTCCTGCGTTCCCTGGTCGGCGGTTCGACGCTGTTTCCGGGAGTGGTTTCACGAATGCTTGCCGAAGAGTCCTTGCGAACGGAAGCGCCCGATCCGCTGGCACCCCGCGCACCCCATTTTGAGCCGAAGGCAAAGCGGGTGATCTTTCTTTACATGAGCGGCGGGGTGTCTCATGTGGATTCGTGGGATCCCAAACCGCGGCTGTTTGCCGATGCGGGACGGACGGTTTCAGTGGACGAATTCCAGGGGCGCAAGGGGGAATTCGCGATGTACCTCACAAGACCCCAATGGGAATTCATCCGCCACGGTCGCTGCGGCACCGAAGTGAGCGGCCTGTTCCCGGAAATGGCCCGGTGCGTGGACGATCTCTGCGTCGTCCGGTCCATGGTTTCCGACCACACGAATCACTACGAAGCCACACTGGGACTTCATACCGGGTCCTTCACGTTTGCACGCCCCAGCCTTGGGGCATGGGTGAGCTACGGCCTGGGCACCGAGAACCGGAATCTGCCTTCCTTCATGGTGATCGCCCCCAGAACACCCTATGCGGGAGGCCAGATTTGGGCCGGAGACTTCCTGCCCGGGGCGCACCAGGGGACGTTGGTGGTGCCCGGAGCGGAACCGGTCGCCAACCTGCGGCGGCGGGTGGCGAGCGAACGACTGCAGGCCATGGAGCTCGAGGCCCTGGCGGCCATCAACGAGCGGCACCGCATGCCCCGGGCAGGGGATCCGCTGCTCGACGCCCGGATCCGCTCGTTCGAGACCGCCTTCGGCATGCAGCTGGAATTGCCGGAAGTGTTCGACCTCACGCAGGAGAACGATGCAACGCTGGCCCTGTACGGACTGCCCCGCGGCAGCACCCAGGGCTTTGCCTGGCAGTGTCTCGTCGCGCGACGCCTGGCCGAACGCGGGGTGCGCTTCATCGAGCTGATTGACGTGGGATCCTCCGACAACTGGGACGCCCACGGAGACATGATGACGCATGCCCCTCTCGCCAGGAACGTGGACCGGGCGACGGCCGGGCTGCTGCGGGACCTCAGGCAGCGGGGTCTCCTGGACGAGACGCTCGTGGTCTGGACCACCGAGTTCGGGCGGACGCCCTTCAACGCCACCGCCGATGCGCGGGGCCGGGAGCACCATCACTGGGTGTTCTCCTCCTGGCTGGCGGGCGCCGGGGTGAACGCCGGGACCGTGTACGGCGAATCCGACGACTACGGCATCCGCCCCGCGCGGCACCCGGTCCATGTCCATGACTTTCACGCCACGATCCTGCACCTCATGGGTCTCGATCACGAACGGCTCACGTTTCGACACACCGGCCGCGACTACCGGTTGACGGACGTCGCCGGGGAGGTGGTGCGCGGGATCCTGGCTTGA